One Owenweeksia hongkongensis DSM 17368 genomic region harbors:
- a CDS encoding DinB family protein yields METQAMEQVSQVISPEQFLAHWQGHRSLTRRVIEAFPEKDFFEFSIGGMRTFAQLTMELLAIGAPGIREIATGNSEKLDEHFDHKNSKANILKKWDEDTEEINKYWAQVPVERFQQHLKLFGQYEGTGTSQIFYFIDNEIHHRGQGYVYLRALGIEPPFFWER; encoded by the coding sequence ATGGAAACACAAGCAATGGAACAAGTAAGTCAAGTAATTAGCCCCGAACAATTTTTAGCCCACTGGCAAGGACACCGCAGCCTTACCCGAAGAGTAATTGAAGCTTTTCCCGAAAAGGATTTCTTTGAATTTTCGATTGGTGGGATGCGCACGTTTGCACAGCTCACTATGGAACTTTTGGCAATAGGCGCCCCTGGAATCAGAGAAATTGCTACTGGCAATTCTGAAAAGCTGGATGAGCATTTTGACCATAAAAACAGTAAAGCCAACATCCTTAAAAAATGGGATGAGGATACTGAGGAAATAAACAAATACTGGGCTCAGGTGCCTGTGGAAAGATTTCAGCAACACCTTAAGTTATTTGGCCAATATGAAGGGACTGGAACTTCGCAAATATTCTATTTTATAGATAATGAAATTCACCATCGTGGTCAGGGGTATGTTTATCTGCGCGCCTTGGGAATTGAGCCTCCATTCTTTTGGGAGCGTTAG
- a CDS encoding DsbA family oxidoreductase → MMKVEIWSDVMCPFCYIGKRRFEKALSNFKHKDDIEVVWKSFQLDPTTVTNPALSVTEELARKKGWTLEQTREMSAHVTKMAEGEGLHYDFDKAVVANSFNAHRLLQFAKTQGKGDALKEALLYAYFTDGKNTDDTATLLELGLKAGLEKEEVEKVLSDESLFADAVNKDVAEAQQLRISGVPFFVLDKKYGISGAQELMVFEQNLAKAHEEWKATQTTTTIETIEGEVCRPDGTCD, encoded by the coding sequence ATGATGAAAGTTGAAATTTGGAGCGATGTGATGTGCCCATTTTGCTACATAGGCAAAAGACGATTTGAAAAGGCACTTAGCAATTTTAAACATAAAGACGATATAGAAGTAGTTTGGAAAAGCTTTCAGCTGGATCCCACTACAGTGACTAACCCGGCCCTTTCGGTAACGGAAGAACTGGCTCGCAAAAAAGGTTGGACTCTAGAGCAAACTCGCGAAATGAGCGCTCATGTTACCAAAATGGCCGAGGGTGAAGGTTTGCATTATGACTTTGACAAAGCCGTTGTGGCAAACAGTTTTAATGCACATCGACTTTTGCAGTTTGCCAAAACACAAGGTAAAGGTGATGCTTTGAAAGAAGCCCTTTTATACGCCTATTTCACCGATGGCAAAAACACGGATGATACAGCAACTCTTCTCGAGCTGGGTTTAAAAGCCGGTTTGGAAAAAGAAGAAGTAGAAAAAGTACTTTCTGATGAAAGCCTATTTGCAGATGCCGTAAATAAAGATGTGGCCGAAGCACAGCAATTGAGAATTTCTGGAGTTCCATTTTTTGTGCTTGATAAAAAATATGGAATAAGTGGCGCCCAAGAACTCATGGTATTTGAGCAAAATCTTGCCAAAGCTCACGAAGAGTGGAAAGCTACACAGACTACAACCACAATCGAAACTATTGAAGGCGAAGTATGCCGCCCAGATGGAACCTGTGATTAA
- a CDS encoding T9SS type A sorting domain-containing protein produces MMIKKYSFLALTLVSFMGAATAQIDTVNIDFGETMQTAPAPWNNLTDYEVGAIADLNDCKGNLTGISIAVTDSFSMDGAGGNSNDPNYPKEVSNDYFYGNTQLAFGMQQPTGGLTLNGLNPGKVYSFGFYGSRYPISNRETKYIVNGAVQDSASLVIGVTTPVMVWVNGVVPKSDGSLEITVTAVPNATDNPTGYYYINAMSFIESGTVGINETEMAQISIFPNPAKDVINVSFESGDDVKHIEVYNLNGSKVLEVMGEGSSTQAVNISALVKGVYTLKANSSTGEQMTRFTIE; encoded by the coding sequence ATGATGATAAAAAAATATTCTTTTTTGGCACTCACATTAGTGAGCTTTATGGGGGCTGCGACAGCCCAAATTGATACTGTAAATATTGATTTTGGCGAGACCATGCAAACCGCTCCGGCACCGTGGAATAATCTTACGGATTACGAGGTAGGTGCAATTGCAGATCTGAATGACTGTAAAGGAAACTTAACAGGTATTTCTATTGCGGTTACAGATTCCTTTAGCATGGACGGAGCGGGTGGAAATTCTAATGATCCAAACTATCCGAAAGAGGTTTCAAACGATTACTTTTATGGAAATACTCAATTGGCTTTTGGGATGCAGCAGCCTACCGGGGGATTAACTCTTAATGGCTTGAACCCTGGCAAAGTATATAGTTTTGGCTTCTATGGTTCGCGTTATCCCATCTCAAATCGTGAAACAAAATACATCGTAAATGGCGCAGTACAGGATAGTGCAAGTTTGGTAATAGGAGTTACTACTCCAGTTATGGTTTGGGTAAATGGTGTTGTGCCTAAGTCGGATGGATCCTTAGAGATTACCGTTACTGCCGTGCCAAACGCTACAGATAACCCAACGGGTTATTATTATATTAATGCAATGAGCTTTATAGAATCGGGAACAGTTGGGATAAACGAGACTGAAATGGCTCAAATTAGCATATTTCCAAATCCAGCAAAGGATGTAATAAACGTAAGTTTTGAATCAGGCGATGATGTAAAACATATTGAAGTGTATAATCTAAATGGCTCAAAAGTACTGGAAGTTATGGGCGAAGGAAGTTCTACCCAAGCTGTGAATATTTCTGCTTTGGTTAAAGGAGTTTACACTTTAAAAGCAAACTCATCAACTGGTGAGCAAATGACCAGATTTACAATTGAGTAA
- a CDS encoding T9SS type A sorting domain-containing protein gives MLHSFLTWCFILSLLTPTTIISQPKRTWLQTVSNSGSSTIHTIDTDTSGNIYVSGIFSGTCDFDPGPSTHFETIANKGFFIYKLDSNHILQWVTVTEGLGRARFGQMSVSDNGEVALTGGFFGTNNDFDPKGNGLYLHCSGGLSAFIAKWDNSGSFRWAYAFDAGGDQYGTAVDFDAFGNLIVTGRYVFTIDFDPGPDSVILHASPFGSCFVLKFTIQGNLTWAKEIRGSGAEASSALMVASNGDILIGGEYSESADFDPNSTTYFLTTGSVQNLKGFVVRWTADGNFIWVKPSGGLVYSLDEDLNNNIVASGTFWGTSDFSPTPTKHELTSLGGVGNGFTHKLRPNGDMVWVRNTCPATGFGTTSKIITDDASNIYTTGSYAGTAYFGPANSRQIIPTRGQDDTYISKLDSNGVFKWVKTIGYSGSAYGGAILNTNPGEVYFSVNFDSSIDVDITTSDSIITSAGGKDFVILRLEENLSSIGQIESNQIGQEVSIFPNPTNGSLTLSIQHKSELLIINIYNYLGKKLSEQSFFNKRQFDLNILGAPGLYYIEIISDNSRVVVPVTKK, from the coding sequence ATGCTACATTCATTTTTAACTTGGTGCTTTATACTATCACTGCTGACTCCAACTACTATTATTTCACAACCCAAACGAACATGGTTACAAACTGTAAGTAACTCCGGTAGTAGCACAATACATACAATAGATACAGATACATCAGGAAATATTTATGTTTCAGGAATTTTCTCCGGCACATGTGACTTTGACCCTGGCCCAAGTACTCATTTTGAAACTATCGCCAATAAGGGTTTTTTCATATATAAGTTGGATTCAAATCACATTCTACAATGGGTAACCGTCACAGAAGGTTTAGGTCGAGCTAGGTTTGGACAAATGTCGGTATCCGATAATGGAGAAGTAGCGCTTACTGGAGGGTTTTTCGGAACTAATAACGACTTTGATCCAAAAGGAAATGGTCTTTATCTTCATTGTAGCGGTGGCTTAAGTGCATTTATAGCGAAATGGGATAACTCGGGCTCCTTTCGGTGGGCTTATGCATTTGATGCAGGTGGTGATCAATATGGTACTGCTGTAGACTTTGATGCATTCGGAAACTTAATTGTTACTGGTAGGTATGTTTTCACTATTGATTTTGATCCAGGACCCGACTCGGTAATTCTTCATGCCAGCCCATTTGGATCTTGTTTTGTCCTAAAATTCACTATTCAAGGAAACCTTACTTGGGCAAAGGAAATACGCGGTAGCGGTGCAGAAGCTAGTTCTGCTTTAATGGTTGCTAGCAATGGTGACATTTTAATAGGTGGCGAATATTCGGAAAGTGCTGATTTTGACCCTAATTCTACCACCTATTTCCTTACCACAGGTTCGGTACAAAATCTAAAGGGATTTGTAGTGAGGTGGACCGCTGACGGAAACTTTATTTGGGTAAAACCAAGTGGAGGTCTAGTTTATAGCCTTGATGAGGATCTTAATAACAATATTGTGGCTTCAGGGACTTTTTGGGGCACATCAGACTTCTCTCCAACCCCAACAAAGCATGAGCTAACTTCTCTAGGGGGTGTAGGGAATGGTTTTACTCACAAACTAAGGCCCAACGGTGATATGGTCTGGGTTAGAAACACATGCCCTGCAACTGGGTTCGGAACAACATCAAAAATTATTACTGATGATGCATCAAATATCTACACAACAGGCTCCTATGCGGGAACAGCTTATTTTGGACCAGCCAACTCAAGACAAATTATACCTACCAGAGGCCAAGATGATACCTATATTTCAAAATTAGACTCAAATGGTGTTTTCAAGTGGGTCAAAACGATTGGATATAGCGGCAGTGCATACGGTGGGGCTATATTAAACACTAACCCTGGAGAGGTTTATTTTAGTGTGAACTTCGACTCATCTATTGATGTAGACATTACTACATCAGATAGCATCATTACCTCAGCTGGAGGTAAAGACTTTGTAATACTGAGGTTAGAAGAAAATTTATCGTCAATTGGGCAGATAGAGTCCAACCAAATTGGTCAAGAGGTTAGTATTTTCCCAAATCCAACCAATGGTAGTTTAACTTTAAGTATTCAGCACAAATCTGAGTTATTAATTATTAATATATATAATTATTTAGGAAAAAAGTTAAGTGAGCAAAGCTTCTTCAACAAGCGCCAGTTTGACTTGAACATTCTAGGGGCGCCTGGACTTTATTATATTGAAATAATCAGCGACAACTCAAGAGTTGTTGTACCCGTCACTAAAAAGTAA
- the aat gene encoding leucyl/phenylalanyl-tRNA--protein transferase: protein MPVYQLGKELWFPPEEEYDEHGVVAIEGDLSTDRLLLAYSSGIFPWYNEDEPIMWWCPEKRMVLKPSEVKVSKSSRNLLNRNLFKVTFDTAFEEVIEACQNTPRKDQEGTWLNDEMKAAYIELHRLGHCHSVECWQDDQLVGGLYGTAVGKIFCGDSMFSRVSNASKIGFITLARKLEELDFILIDCQVYNDYLASLGAYEIPRKEFLEIVRGNRK from the coding sequence ATGCCCGTATACCAACTAGGTAAAGAATTATGGTTTCCTCCAGAAGAGGAATATGACGAACATGGCGTAGTCGCCATAGAAGGCGATCTGAGTACAGATCGCCTTCTTTTGGCTTATAGCTCTGGTATTTTCCCTTGGTATAATGAGGACGAACCCATCATGTGGTGGTGTCCCGAAAAGCGCATGGTGCTCAAACCTTCTGAGGTAAAAGTTTCTAAAAGCTCTCGCAACCTCCTTAACCGAAACCTTTTTAAGGTAACTTTTGACACCGCCTTTGAAGAAGTAATTGAAGCCTGCCAAAACACTCCCCGAAAAGATCAGGAGGGCACTTGGCTAAACGATGAAATGAAAGCCGCCTACATTGAACTTCACCGCCTTGGGCATTGCCACAGTGTAGAGTGTTGGCAAGATGACCAACTCGTTGGCGGACTTTACGGCACTGCCGTGGGCAAAATATTTTGTGGAGACAGCATGTTTAGCCGAGTGAGCAATGCCAGCAAAATTGGCTTTATCACGCTTGCGCGAAAATTGGAAGAATTGGATTTTATTCTAATTGATTGCCAGGTGTACAATGATTATTTAGCATCACTTGGCGCTTATGAAATTCCGAGAAAGGAGTTTTTGGAGATTGTGAGGGGGAATCGCAAATAA